One window of Mustela lutreola isolate mMusLut2 chromosome 13, mMusLut2.pri, whole genome shotgun sequence genomic DNA carries:
- the C13H13orf46 gene encoding uncharacterized protein C13orf46 homolog isoform X1, producing the protein MSQGPLGNGGPLATLGGASGGGWKPCSPSDVCWGARVPLLSENLREARRMEKDAAAHRRHRPGPGVPASGVAPGHLKAASEMAELQRSRSMGGLHQKGDPPSCIKKLSKEAESEDQGKDPRTDTEDAGGQADPEEDTQEKHQDTRGKLDPDGGRTEPEEPESVKVDDHRGKETPSVFVEIDLGDCAEEAVTGAMREEKRAQMDMGDLSEDETRTSWVCCIPYSTRRKTKESV; encoded by the exons ATGTCACAGGGGCCACTTGGCAACGGGGGCCCCCTGGCCACACTGGGCGGCGCCTCAGGCGGAGGTTGGAAGCCATGCTCTCCATCTGACGTGTGCTGGGGAGCCCGTGTCCCTCTTCTTTCCGAAAACCTAAGAGAGGCGAGAAGGATGGAGAAGGACGCGGCCGCACACAGGAGGCACCGGCCAGGCCCTGGGGTCCCTGCCTCAGGGGTGGCCCCTGGACACCTCAAGGCAGCCAGCGAGATGGCCGAGCTCCAGAGGAGCAGGAGCATGGGCGGCCTGCACCAGAAGGGGGACCCTCCCAGCTGCATCAAGAAGCTGTCCAAGGAAGCGG agtCCGAAGACCAGGGAAAGGACCCACGGACCGACACTGAAGATGCCGGCGG TCAGGCAGACCCAGAGGAAGACACGCAGGAAAAGCACCAGGACACCCGGGGAAAGTTGGACCCAGACGGTGGAAGGACAGAGCCAGAG GAACCAGAGTCCGTCAAGGTGGATGACCATCGTGGAAAAGAG ACGCCATCTGTGTTTGTGGAGATTGATCTGGGAGACTGTGCCGAGGAG GCGGTCACAGGTGCCATGAGAGAAGAGAAGCGGGCCCAGATGGACATGGGGGATTTGTCAGAAGATGA GACCAGGACCAGCTGGGTGTGCTGCATCCCCTACTCCACCCGAAGGAAGACGAAGGAGAGCGTGTAG
- the C13H13orf46 gene encoding uncharacterized protein C13orf46 homolog isoform X2, translating to MSQGPLGNGGPLATLGGASGGGWKPCSPSDVCWGARVPLLSENLREARRMEKDAAAHRRHRPGPGVPASGVAPGHLKAASEMAELQRSRSMGGLHQKGDPPSCIKKLSKEAESEDQGKDPRTDTEDAGGQADPEEDTQEKHQDTRGKLDPDGGRTEPETPSVFVEIDLGDCAEEAVTGAMREEKRAQMDMGDLSEDETRTSWVCCIPYSTRRKTKESV from the exons ATGTCACAGGGGCCACTTGGCAACGGGGGCCCCCTGGCCACACTGGGCGGCGCCTCAGGCGGAGGTTGGAAGCCATGCTCTCCATCTGACGTGTGCTGGGGAGCCCGTGTCCCTCTTCTTTCCGAAAACCTAAGAGAGGCGAGAAGGATGGAGAAGGACGCGGCCGCACACAGGAGGCACCGGCCAGGCCCTGGGGTCCCTGCCTCAGGGGTGGCCCCTGGACACCTCAAGGCAGCCAGCGAGATGGCCGAGCTCCAGAGGAGCAGGAGCATGGGCGGCCTGCACCAGAAGGGGGACCCTCCCAGCTGCATCAAGAAGCTGTCCAAGGAAGCGG agtCCGAAGACCAGGGAAAGGACCCACGGACCGACACTGAAGATGCCGGCGG TCAGGCAGACCCAGAGGAAGACACGCAGGAAAAGCACCAGGACACCCGGGGAAAGTTGGACCCAGACGGTGGAAGGACAGAGCCAGAG ACGCCATCTGTGTTTGTGGAGATTGATCTGGGAGACTGTGCCGAGGAG GCGGTCACAGGTGCCATGAGAGAAGAGAAGCGGGCCCAGATGGACATGGGGGATTTGTCAGAAGATGA GACCAGGACCAGCTGGGTGTGCTGCATCCCCTACTCCACCCGAAGGAAGACGAAGGAGAGCGTGTAG
- the C13H13orf46 gene encoding uncharacterized protein C13orf46 homolog isoform X3: protein MSQGPLGNGGPLATLGGASGGGWKPCSPSDVCWGARVPLLSENLREARRMEKDAAAHRRHRPGPGVPASGVAPGHLKAASEMAELQRSRSMGGLHQKGDPPSCIKKLSKEAESEDQGKDPRTDTEDAGGQADPEEDTQEKHQDTRGKLDPDGGRTEPEAVTGAMREEKRAQMDMGDLSEDETRTSWVCCIPYSTRRKTKESV, encoded by the exons ATGTCACAGGGGCCACTTGGCAACGGGGGCCCCCTGGCCACACTGGGCGGCGCCTCAGGCGGAGGTTGGAAGCCATGCTCTCCATCTGACGTGTGCTGGGGAGCCCGTGTCCCTCTTCTTTCCGAAAACCTAAGAGAGGCGAGAAGGATGGAGAAGGACGCGGCCGCACACAGGAGGCACCGGCCAGGCCCTGGGGTCCCTGCCTCAGGGGTGGCCCCTGGACACCTCAAGGCAGCCAGCGAGATGGCCGAGCTCCAGAGGAGCAGGAGCATGGGCGGCCTGCACCAGAAGGGGGACCCTCCCAGCTGCATCAAGAAGCTGTCCAAGGAAGCGG agtCCGAAGACCAGGGAAAGGACCCACGGACCGACACTGAAGATGCCGGCGG TCAGGCAGACCCAGAGGAAGACACGCAGGAAAAGCACCAGGACACCCGGGGAAAGTTGGACCCAGACGGTGGAAGGACAGAGCCAGAG GCGGTCACAGGTGCCATGAGAGAAGAGAAGCGGGCCCAGATGGACATGGGGGATTTGTCAGAAGATGA GACCAGGACCAGCTGGGTGTGCTGCATCCCCTACTCCACCCGAAGGAAGACGAAGGAGAGCGTGTAG